The sequence TTGTATTCTCAACGATCCAACTTGGTTTTCTTTTTTCTAAGAATGCCCTGAGGCCCTCTTGACCTTCTTCGCTCACTCTTCTTCTCGAAATCACGGTTGTAGTTTCCGCCTTGGTCTCTTGTAAGTTTAAATGCTCTAGATCATTTAAAAGCTTTTTTGTGGTGATTAAGGCACCTTTCCCACATTTTCTGATCGATTGAATTTTTTCTTCAAGATACTTATCACACTTTGAATTTGATCCTGAAAAGTGAATCAATCCTGAAGACAACGCTTTTTCGGCATCAAATACATCTGCCGTTAAGAATAGTTCTCTCAAAATATGCGGAGACATCTTTCTACTGACAAAGGGACTGATCACACTTGGAACCAATCCTAATTTCGCTTCACTGAAACAAAATTTTGTTTTTTCATCTGCTGCCACGATATCACAAATCGCTACCAATCCTAATCCTCCACCAAATACATTGCCGTGAATTTTTCCAATAACGGGAACAGGGCAATTTTTCATGACGTCAAACATGGTGTAAAGTCTTTGCGCGTCCGCAACGTTTTCTTCGAAGTTGAATTTCATCATGGACTTCATCCAATTGAGATCCGCACCGGCGCAAAAACTTTCGCCTTCGCCTTTTAGAACCACCGCACGATTTTTCATTGAGAAATTTTGATCTGAGAAAACCATTGTTAACTCGGAAATCATTTCCGGGTTGAAAGCGTTATGAATCTCTGGACGATTCAAGGTGATGTTTAGAATTCCGTTTTCTTCTTTTATGATGACTGTACTCATTTGCTGTTCCTTACTTAGTTTTTACATCCTGTAATCGGGGCTTTGCCCCAAGCCCCCTTTCTGCCGGCCCTCGTGGCCGTCAGATCTTTTTTTTGGGGATTACATTCGGAAGACGCCAGTGCCTGGGTTTTCCCATTTTTTGTTGAAGCTTGCTGCGATTCCTAGGGCTAAAACTCTTCTTGTGTCTACTGGATCGATGATTCCATCGTCCCAAATTCTTGCTGTTGAATAATATGCGGAGCTTTCTTTTTCGTATTTTTGTAGCGTAGGTCTTTTGAATTCTTCTTGCTCAGCTGGTGACATATCTTTTCCTGTCGCCTGCAATTGATCTCTTTTTACTGTCAGAAGAACATTCGAAGCTTGTTCTCCGCCCATCACCGATATTTTCGCGTTCGGCCACATCCAAAGTTGTCTGGGTTGAAATGCTCTACCACACATTCCATAGTTGCCGGCACCATAAGATCCGCCAATCACTACAGTGAATTTTGGTACTTTTGCATTGCTCACTGCCATCACCATCTTTGCGCCATCTTTGGCGATGCCTTCGTTTTCATATTTTTTCCCGACCATAAACCCTGTGATGTTTTGTAAGAAAATCAGCGGAACTTTTCTTTGCTCACAAAGCTCGATAAAATGTGTTGCCTTCAAGGCGCTCTCACCAAACAGAACTCCATTGTTTGCGATAATTCCTACGGGCATTCCCCAGATATGCGCAAAACCTGTGACGATGGTCTTTGCGTATAGAGATTTAAATTCATGAAACTCACTTCCGTCTACAATTCTTGAAATCACTTCACGAATATCGAAAGGTTTTCTTGTATCTTTCGGAAGAATTCCATAAAGCTCGTGGGCTGGATAAAGTGGTTCTTTCACCTCTTTTAAAGCCACCGGAATATTTTTTTTACGATTTAAAGTGGAAACAATGCTTCTGCAAATTTCTAAGGCATGCTCATCATCTTC comes from Bdellovibrionota bacterium and encodes:
- a CDS encoding enoyl-CoA hydratase-related protein, whose protein sequence is MSTVIIKEENGILNITLNRPEIHNAFNPEMISELTMVFSDQNFSMKNRAVVLKGEGESFCAGADLNWMKSMMKFNFEENVADAQRLYTMFDVMKNCPVPVIGKIHGNVFGGGLGLVAICDIVAADEKTKFCFSEAKLGLVPSVISPFVSRKMSPHILRELFLTADVFDAEKALSSGLIHFSGSNSKCDKYLEEKIQSIRKCGKGALITTKKLLNDLEHLNLQETKAETTTVISRRRVSEEGQEGLRAFLEKRKPSWIVENTKKQ
- a CDS encoding carboxyl transferase domain-containing protein; translated protein: METLETEINSSSPEFSENSQWLQSLVAEFREKVEITKSGGGADAIKKHKSRNKLTARERIEKLIDPGSAFLEFSTLAATEMYNNEAPAAGVITGIGIIHGQECVLVANDATVKGGTYFPMTVKKHLRAQEIAMENGLPCIYLVDSGGAFLPLQAEVFPDRDHFGRIFYNQARMSAQGISQIAVVMGSCTAGGAYVPAMSDENIIVKGNGTIFLGGPPLVKAATGEIVDAESLGGALVHSEKSGVTDHFAEDDEHALEICRSIVSTLNRKKNIPVALKEVKEPLYPAHELYGILPKDTRKPFDIREVISRIVDGSEFHEFKSLYAKTIVTGFAHIWGMPVGIIANNGVLFGESALKATHFIELCEQRKVPLIFLQNITGFMVGKKYENEGIAKDGAKMVMAVSNAKVPKFTVVIGGSYGAGNYGMCGRAFQPRQLWMWPNAKISVMGGEQASNVLLTVKRDQLQATGKDMSPAEQEEFKRPTLQKYEKESSAYYSTARIWDDGIIDPVDTRRVLALGIAASFNKKWENPGTGVFRM